One Micavibrio aeruginosavorus ARL-13 genomic window carries:
- a CDS encoding DUF3035 domain-containing protein: MTKTLTRAIIIAGCALSLSACEGAKEQLGLTRQAPDEFAVVKRAPLEMPPDYTVRPPRPGAPRPQEIAVTDEARNAVLGETARSTQASGAEAALLQQTGGVYADPSIRGVVDAEATISDKEDKPVATRLLGLGSGKTEAQIVNPAAEAERIRTNAEAGKPVTDGETPSIKDK, translated from the coding sequence ATGACCAAAACACTGACCCGCGCCATCATCATCGCTGGATGCGCCCTGTCCTTATCCGCTTGCGAGGGGGCCAAGGAACAATTGGGCCTGACCCGTCAGGCGCCGGATGAATTCGCCGTTGTGAAACGCGCCCCGCTGGAAATGCCGCCGGATTACACCGTCCGCCCGCCGCGCCCGGGGGCCCCGCGTCCGCAGGAAATCGCCGTCACGGACGAAGCCCGTAATGCCGTCCTGGGTGAAACAGCCCGCAGCACGCAGGCCAGCGGCGCCGAAGCCGCCTTGCTGCAACAAACCGGCGGGGTTTATGCCGATCCATCCATTCGCGGCGTTGTTGATGCCGAGGCCACCATTTCCGACAAAGAAGACAAACCGGTCGCGACCCGCCTTCTGGGTCTGGGCAGCGGCAAAACCGAAGCACAAATCGTCAACCCCGCCGCCGAAGCGGAGCGCATTCGCACCAACGCGGAAGCAGGCAAGCCCGTCACCGACGGAGAAACACCGTCGATCAAGGACAAATAA
- a CDS encoding M16 family metallopeptidase: protein MKHILIPVFIGFFLIPSPVWAQTQTAVQPPAAAVADAQLPQRTKIFGAEEATLTNGLRIVVIPNHRAPVVSHMVWYRVGAIDEPAGQSGIAHFLEHLMFKGSENVPPGEFSKRVRAMGGNDNAFTSQDYTAYFQSIAADRLDDVMTMEADRMRGLTLPADQVLSERDVVLEERRQNTDSDPNAQMHEQMRNALFPGHPYGIPVIGWPYEIAKLSRENAMDFHNKWYAPNNATVVISGDVKLADILPIIEKTYGAVPARTVPERTTPPVMNVPGEARIIMQSARVHQPVFQRMIRVPSLRQNRNDAIALQVAESILSDGASSRLYKSLVVEQKIAVGAGFSYNPTAWDDSTASLYAIPADGVAMDAVEAATDTVIATFARDGVTDDELATAKIRMKDSAALARDSLQGPAMIFGQTITTGGTIDDVEYWADDIDAVTAADIKRVAQYLIKPAGTHGRGVTGWILPAPTPDKILTEDEPEAAPTEPPANDNAAEATP from the coding sequence ATGAAACACATTTTGATTCCTGTTTTTATTGGTTTTTTCCTGATCCCCTCACCGGTCTGGGCCCAAACCCAAACTGCGGTGCAGCCCCCGGCCGCCGCCGTTGCCGATGCTCAATTGCCGCAACGCACAAAAATCTTCGGTGCGGAAGAGGCCACTCTGACCAACGGCCTGCGCATTGTGGTCATTCCCAATCACCGCGCACCCGTCGTCAGCCACATGGTCTGGTACCGCGTCGGCGCGATTGATGAACCCGCCGGACAATCGGGCATCGCCCACTTCCTTGAACATTTGATGTTTAAGGGATCGGAAAATGTTCCCCCCGGTGAATTTTCCAAACGCGTGCGCGCCATGGGCGGGAATGACAATGCCTTTACGTCCCAGGACTACACCGCCTATTTCCAATCCATCGCCGCCGACCGTCTGGACGATGTCATGACGATGGAGGCCGACCGGATGCGCGGCCTGACCCTGCCCGCGGATCAGGTTTTGTCCGAACGCGATGTCGTATTGGAAGAACGCCGCCAAAATACCGACAGCGACCCCAACGCCCAGATGCACGAACAAATGCGCAATGCGCTGTTCCCCGGGCATCCCTATGGCATTCCGGTGATTGGCTGGCCGTATGAAATCGCCAAACTGTCCCGTGAAAACGCGATGGATTTTCACAATAAATGGTACGCGCCCAATAACGCCACCGTGGTGATTTCTGGTGATGTGAAACTGGCCGACATTCTGCCGATCATTGAAAAAACCTATGGCGCTGTGCCCGCCCGGACGGTGCCCGAACGCACAACACCGCCGGTGATGAATGTGCCCGGCGAAGCCCGCATCATCATGCAATCGGCCCGCGTCCATCAGCCTGTATTCCAGCGCATGATCCGCGTGCCGTCCTTGCGCCAAAACCGTAACGACGCCATCGCATTGCAGGTTGCGGAAAGCATCCTGTCCGATGGGGCGTCATCACGTCTGTATAAATCGTTGGTCGTAGAACAGAAAATCGCCGTCGGGGCCGGGTTTTCCTACAACCCCACTGCATGGGACGATTCCACCGCATCCCTGTACGCCATTCCCGCCGATGGCGTGGCGATGGACGCGGTTGAAGCCGCAACCGATACCGTCATTGCAACATTCGCCCGCGACGGCGTAACCGATGATGAACTGGCCACCGCAAAAATCCGCATGAAAGACAGCGCCGCCCTGGCCCGCGACAGCTTGCAGGGCCCGGCCATGATTTTTGGCCAGACCATTACCACCGGCGGCACGATTGATGACGTCGAATATTGGGCCGATGATATTGATGCGGTGACCGCCGCCGATATTAAACGCGTGGCGCAATATCTGATCAAACCGGCGGGCACGCATGGCCGCGGTGTAACGGGGTGGATTCTCCCCGCCCCGACCCCGGATAAAATCCTGACCGAGGACGAACCGGAAGCCGCACCAACAGAACCCCCGGCCAATGATAACGCAGCAGAGGCAACGCCATGA
- the lspA gene encoding signal peptidase II has translation MLLGPPYARVAFPLIGVLLVLDQISKWWITEIMIKPLVTPANEAATAMPFLNWLLSAGDRFPFAQIEVLPFFNLVMVWNRGVSFGLFSQGHDYGPAILTIVSLLIMTAFAVWLVRAKSAWLATGLTLVIGGAAGNVIDRVRFGAVIDFLDVHVAGFHWPAFNVADSCISIGIALILIDGLFLKPKRNKGVSQ, from the coding sequence ATGCTCCTGGGTCCCCCGTATGCCCGCGTGGCGTTTCCGTTGATTGGCGTTTTGCTGGTTCTGGATCAGATCAGCAAATGGTGGATCACGGAAATTATGATCAAACCGCTGGTCACCCCAGCGAACGAAGCCGCCACGGCGATGCCGTTCCTGAACTGGCTGTTGTCGGCAGGGGATCGGTTCCCGTTCGCCCAGATCGAGGTTTTGCCGTTTTTCAATCTGGTCATGGTGTGGAACCGGGGCGTCAGTTTCGGCCTGTTTTCACAGGGGCATGATTACGGCCCGGCGATTTTGACCATCGTATCCCTGTTGATTATGACGGCGTTTGCCGTCTGGCTGGTCCGGGCGAAAAGCGCCTGGCTGGCCACCGGGTTGACCCTGGTCATCGGCGGGGCCGCCGGGAACGTGATTGACCGGGTCCGGTTCGGGGCCGTGATCGATTTTCTGGATGTTCATGTCGCCGGTTTCCACTGGCCCGCCTTTAATGTGGCCGATTCCTGCATTTCCATCGGCATTGCCCTGATCCTGATTGATGGGCTATTCTTGAAACCGAAACGTAACAAAGGTGTATCGCAATGA